The Streptomyces griseiscabiei genomic sequence TGTGGTGTGAGGCGGTTGAGCGCGGCGGCGTAGGCACGGGTGGCACGGGGCCAGTTGGCGCGGGCCTCCTCGCGGGCCGCGGCCAGCAGCAGCGGTACCGCGAGACCGTCGTCGACGAGCGGGCCGGAGGCTGCGACGCGGTCGGCCAGTCTGGGGTAACTGCGGCCGGTGGCCTCGGCACCGATCTTGTCCGTCAACGCGGTGACGTACCGGGCGGAGTTGGCCTGCACGTCGTGTTGCAGGGGGAGGGTCCGTAAGGCTGCCGCGAGGGCGGGGACGGTGAACGACAGACGGCCCTGCGGGTCCGCGGCCAGGACCCGGTCGGTGATCAGGCGGTCCAGTCGGTGTTCCACGGCCCGGGCTCCGGCCGAGGGCGTCATCGTGAACGCGTCGTCGATGTCCACGTCGGCGTGGTCCAGCACACGGGCGGTGACGATGGCCGCCGCGACGGTCCCGGAGTACGGGAGTGTGTGGGACCGGCCGAGGCCGAGGAGGAAGGCGTCCTCGGCGTCCAACGCCAGGTCTTTCTCGGCGCGGGTGAGGCACATCAGGCCGTCGAGTTCGATCAGGTCTCGTTCGTCCAGGGTGTTCAGGACCGACAGCACGGCTTGCGGGTTGCCGGCCAGAGTCCCCAACGCCCGTGACACGGCATCCGCCAGGGCGGGTTCGGCCGGGCGGCCGAACCGCCGGGTGGCGTGGCGGTCGACGAGCGCGGCTACGTCGGCCGGGCGAAGCGGGGGAAGTTCGAGGACCTCGTCGGTCGCAGCGGCCAGCTGTGCCCGGTGGGACTCCCGGGCGGGCCAGGGCCGGCTGGTCATCACCACGGGTACGCCGTGCGGACGGAAAACCCGCAGCAACAGCCCCAACGCATCTGTGGCAGGCGGCGGCATGCGCTCGACGCCGTCGACGACCAGGGCGAGCGGCATCCGGCGGGCTGCCGTTGCCAGTACCTGGGAGAACGCGGACAGCCCCTCCACCCCGCCCACCCGCACCGCGGCGCGCAACTGCGCCATCTCAGCGGCGGGCACAGACGCCGTTCCGGTGGCCGGGTCGGCCAGGAACAGGTTGCCTCCTTCGGCGAGAGAGATCGCGCCGGCTGTGTCCCGGGCATGGCCGCCGCCGTCGTCGCCGTCCCAGGAGAGCCGTACCACCGCGGAGCCGTGCTGGGCAGCCGTACGCTGTGCCTGCTCCAGGACGGTTGTCTTGCCCATCCCTGCCCCGGCGGTGACCAGCACGGCACGCGCCGTTCGACCGGTGGCGCGAAGGGTGTCGACCAGGGCGCGGACGTCGCTGTCCCTGCCGACGACTGTTCCACGCTGTCCCCGCACGTGCCACCTCGTCCGTCCTCAACCACCCCCCGGGGGGAAGATGACGTTCCGCCATGTTCCGTTCCCCTCCACGCCGGACGGAGATGAACGGCCTTCCGCCGTCCGGGAGATGGCCCGAGGGCGCTGTGGCAGGCGGTTCGGGGCCGTGACAGGGCGGCCCGTATGGTCGGCGCACCGACGCGGGGCCGGGGCACGGGGGCGCGGCCGGACATGGACGTGTTCGTCACCCGCCAGGCAACATCTCGGAAACCGGATGGTGAGTGTGGGATCTCAAGCCAATGAACTGGTCCGCTGGGGCCGGCCCGCTCGCATGGACCGCACCAGTGACGGTCTGCTCGGCCGCGAGCGTGAGTCGGAGCAGATCGATGGCCTGCTGAGCGACCCCGGCGGCCCGCGTCTCGTGGTCGTGCGAGGCGAACAGGGTGTGGGCCGTAGCGCGTTCCTGCACGCGACCGCAGAACGGCTGCGGGCACACGGGGCCGCCGTGCACGCTGTGGACTGCATTCCGGGCGACGGTGAACGGCCGCTGCTGCTGGCACTGCGACTGGTGATGGCACTCCAGGAACGCCGGTCCGGCCCCGAAGACGACCGGATGGTCCCCCAGGCGCGGGCGGCCGTCGACCGGCATGACCAGGCGGCGATGGAGACACTGCTGCACACCGCTGTCACCCGTCACGCACCGATGACGATCCTGATCGATGATGCCCAGCACGCCGATCCCGGCTCCCTGGCCGCGCTCGGCCGGATCGACGCCCCCGGCGCCCGGCTGGTGATGTCGATCGTCCAGGACAGGGCACCGGGCGCCGACGCCACGACGACGGACACCCCTCTGCTCACCGGCGAGGACGTGCCACGCCCGGGTCCCGGCGGCGAAGGTCCCGGGACCTCAGGCCGTGAAGGTCTCGCCTGGATCATGGACGGGCAGGCCGACGTCGCGGGAGCCTCCGCCGTGGTCCTTCTCCCGCTGGGCGCCCTCGACACCGCCGCTCTGGTGGCGCGGTGGTTGCAGGCGAAGGCGGACACCGATTTCGTCCGGCAGGTGCGCGAGTTGACGCGTGGCGTCCCTGGAGCGGTGGAGTCCCTGCTCACCGCCTGGACGGCTCAGGACGTGATCCGGATCGCCGACGGCCACGCCTTCCTGGGATCGCGAGCCCCGATACCGGTCCTGCCCGACGACGACCGCTTCGTCACGGCCCTGGACCGGCTCGGCGAGCCCGCCGGCACGGTGGCTGCCGCGCTGAGCATTCTGGGACCGCTCGGCGGGCCGGCCCTTCGGCTGACCGCCCAGTGCACCGGCCTGTCCACGGATGCCGTCCACGACGGAGCCCGCCGCCTGACCGAGGCGGGCATCATCGACGAGGTGCCCGGACCCGACGCGACCACCGTGCGGGGCTGGACCTTCCGCCTCCCGCTGACCGCGCACACCCTCCGGGAACGGATGAGCCCGTTCCGGCGCAGCCGGCTCTCCGCCACCGCCGTCAAGGCCCTATGGGGGCACGCCGACGCGCAGCACGCCGGACCGACACCGGTCCTCCTCGACGGCACGGATGCCCTGGCCTACCGCGTGGACCGGATCGCGGACGCGCGCAGCCTGGTCGACCGGGAACGCGCGGTGGCCGAACTGACCGCCACCGCCCGGCAGATGCGGCCCGGCACCGATGACGACCGGGTCCTGCGCTGGCTGCGGGCCGCCCGTAACCTGACCGAACACGCCGACGCCCGCGACCTGGTCCTCCGGCAGTACGCCACCACCGCCTACCTGGCCTGCGACTACCCCACCGCACGAACCGCCGCCGAATCCCTGCTGCGCGACCCCGGACCAGCTCTGAGCGACCTCGACCTCCAGGAGACCGCCTGCCTGGTCGTGGCGGTCACGGCCAACCAGCGCGACTGGCCCGCCATGGCCCGGCTCGCCACCGCCCACTGGTGGAACGCACTGCCGATACCCGACCTGGCCAGGGTCACCGGACAGGCCCTGGCCCTGTGCCATCTCTCGCGATGGCAGGAGGCAGCCAACCTGCTCCAGCAGACCGAGCTGCTGTGGAGCACCAGCCTCCGTGCCCGTGCGGCGCCGGCCGTCTTCCACGCCATGGCCGAACTCGCGCTGGGCCGGCCGCGACGCTACCGGCGCGCCCTTGCCCTGGACGACGCCCCTCAGCTCCCTCCGGGCAAGGTGTACTCGCTGGCGAGCGGCATGTTCGACGATCTGCTCGCCGGCTACGACCTGAAGGCGGCCACCGCGCTGCTCAAGACCGCCGGGCTGACCGTGCAGATGCTGCCACCGCTCGGCCAGTTCCTCCACCATCACCTCACGGGCAGCTGGGACCAGGCACTGGAATCGGCCCGCCGGCTCCTGGCCGGCCGCGAGAACCAGTCCACACCCGTGTCGGACAGCTCGCTGCTCCCCGCACGAACAGCGGCCATCCTCCTCGCACAAGGCCGGCCCACCAGCGCCCTTCAGCTGGTTGAGGACATGCGCGGCCCGGACAGCAGCCCGCCGCAGTGCGCCCTGCACGCCTCGGAAGCAGACGCACTCATGGTCCTCGGCGACACGGACCGGGCCGAACTGACCCTGCGCAGCGCACTGGACAGCGCACACGCGCACGACCAGATCCATGGCACGGACGAACTGTGGGCCCAGCTCACCGAGGTGACCGCCCGGACGGGGAACAACCGAGAGGCGGCGGCCTGTCTGGACCACCTGACACGGATCTCCGACCGGACGGGCACCGACCGCTCCCGCCTGCTGCACCTGCTGGCCTCGGCCCGCGTCCTGCGGCACGAAGCCCCCGACACCGCCCGCCGCAACCTGCACGAGGCCGTGGACCTCGCCCGCCGGCGGGGCCTGCCGTTCGAGACGGCGACCACCCTGGTGACCGCCGCCACCACGGGCGCGGCCCCGGCCACGCTGCTGCACGAAGCGTACGAACTGTTCGGACAGACCGGCGCCACCCTCTGGCGCCACCACACCAGGACCGCCTTGCGCGAGGCAGGACTGACCGTCCCCGGCCGCAAGCAGGCCACCGCCGAGAACGACCACCTGCTCGCCACCCTCCTCACCGAACAGCTCACCACCCGCCAGATCGCCGCCGTCCTGCACCTGAGCGAGGACGCCGCCGCCCAACGCCTGTCACGCCTGTTCACCCGCACCGGCAAACGATCCCGCGCCGAACTCGTCACCGCCCTACTCACCGGCACCCTCTGACACGCCGCCTCTCCTTCCCTCACCCCCGACCCTCAACAGACACCGGACACAACGGATAAGTCCCCTAAAGCACCCCACGGTTCGTGTCA encodes the following:
- a CDS encoding AAA family ATPase, with translation MDRTSDGLLGRERESEQIDGLLSDPGGPRLVVVRGEQGVGRSAFLHATAERLRAHGAAVHAVDCIPGDGERPLLLALRLVMALQERRSGPEDDRMVPQARAAVDRHDQAAMETLLHTAVTRHAPMTILIDDAQHADPGSLAALGRIDAPGARLVMSIVQDRAPGADATTTDTPLLTGEDVPRPGPGGEGPGTSGREGLAWIMDGQADVAGASAVVLLPLGALDTAALVARWLQAKADTDFVRQVRELTRGVPGAVESLLTAWTAQDVIRIADGHAFLGSRAPIPVLPDDDRFVTALDRLGEPAGTVAAALSILGPLGGPALRLTAQCTGLSTDAVHDGARRLTEAGIIDEVPGPDATTVRGWTFRLPLTAHTLRERMSPFRRSRLSATAVKALWGHADAQHAGPTPVLLDGTDALAYRVDRIADARSLVDRERAVAELTATARQMRPGTDDDRVLRWLRAARNLTEHADARDLVLRQYATTAYLACDYPTARTAAESLLRDPGPALSDLDLQETACLVVAVTANQRDWPAMARLATAHWWNALPIPDLARVTGQALALCHLSRWQEAANLLQQTELLWSTSLRARAAPAVFHAMAELALGRPRRYRRALALDDAPQLPPGKVYSLASGMFDDLLAGYDLKAATALLKTAGLTVQMLPPLGQFLHHHLTGSWDQALESARRLLAGRENQSTPVSDSSLLPARTAAILLAQGRPTSALQLVEDMRGPDSSPPQCALHASEADALMVLGDTDRAELTLRSALDSAHAHDQIHGTDELWAQLTEVTARTGNNREAAACLDHLTRISDRTGTDRSRLLHLLASARVLRHEAPDTARRNLHEAVDLARRRGLPFETATTLVTAATTGAAPATLLHEAYELFGQTGATLWRHHTRTALREAGLTVPGRKQATAENDHLLATLLTEQLTTRQIAAVLHLSEDAAAQRLSRLFTRTGKRSRAELVTALLTGTL